CTTGCTGCCAGATGGGTAATATCATGTCCGCCAGCTTTGCCCCAGAGTGTACTCCGCTCAAGGATACCTACGACAAGTGTTTCAACCAATGGTACAGTGAAAAGTTCCTCAAGGGGCGCTCCATGGAAAACGAATGCGCCGAGCAATGGCAGACATACATGGAATGCGTCGAGACCCATCTCGTCAAACAGGGAATCAAACCCGCCCTAGACGACGCCAGGAAAGAAGCCCCTTTTGAGAACGAGGGGAAACCTCTAGACAAGTAGGACGCACCGTCAGCCCGTCCGCACCGTCCTTGTCGTGTACATAAACCACAGCCGTATATATAATCTGATACTCTCACAACCCACACAAACGTACATacgcaacaacaaaaactgGATTTCTACACCACCCACATACATATACCTCACACTACACCGACAGCACGCGAGAACACCTACATAGACCCCTGTGTCTGTCCTGCAGCTTCCTCATAGCTCGTACACGGCCGGGTAGCACTTACCGTGCTCAGTGATCCACCTGTCTTCCAAAAACTGCCAAAGCTCTGAgttggtgaaaaatttgCCACCAGAGAAGTTTAACACCAAGTTTAACAAGTGGTAGCCTATATTAGAGAAACGGTTGA
This region of Eremothecium cymbalariae DBVPG#7215 chromosome 4, complete sequence genomic DNA includes:
- the MDM35 gene encoding Mdm35p (similar to Ashbya gossypii ABR078C); translated protein: MGNIMSASFAPECTPLKDTYDKCFNQWYSEKFLKGRSMENECAEQWQTYMECVETHLVKQGIKPALDDARKEAPFENEGKPLDK